One Peribacillus simplex NBRC 15720 = DSM 1321 genomic region harbors:
- a CDS encoding right-handed parallel beta-helix repeat-containing protein — MKQLYEITGIFTVFIVAFFSFQSTAVGANEVCGPTTGTAIQLLDNKGKLKQTLSLDANYSATTIRTILNNAITRVSAYPQDQSNGKRGTVRLSKGQFTASAFIAMKEGVILEGTVENERPVTKMCTHPSSDSVTIKIMVGHTGVKNLILDGKRRTEDPQTGEPRNYYEARNRGIEVTAIDQSKSTSDLVSVYSTVNDLQRLQNILIEDVQITGYEGYGIYLEHVNGVTIKGSDSRKRNKMIIKDIGYAGIGGYSASNVTVRHATVRDLGPGATVGNTKQSYGIAFSHRKDNAGDAMIQSKFPRSDTIAVDGNVVANNPGWEGIDTHSGHNVSFTNNVILNTRFPIIVGGMDYRGGDISAYPPGNITIVGNRINGESFNDYAYYDIDKNATVSERGITVNGTQFHDLNETEMGFLQTVVIRGNYVNNVRANVEEWGGISIHVTKNALIESNIIENSFNNGIAILSSNKFTKLQGNIINQIHKSDGKFIPAGIGIRGSHNNGNPTNDYAITSLNMKNNVIERENIFTEVEHEIHVQDKTVYNRLDDWIVISAFLDWNKPNVKKKIMQDGETHLMY; from the coding sequence ATGAAACAATTATATGAAATAACAGGAATATTTACCGTGTTTATCGTGGCATTCTTCTCCTTCCAGTCAACTGCCGTCGGGGCAAACGAGGTCTGCGGTCCCACAACGGGAACCGCGATTCAATTATTGGACAATAAAGGGAAGTTAAAACAAACGCTGTCACTAGACGCGAACTATTCCGCCACAACGATCCGGACGATCCTTAATAATGCCATTACGAGGGTTTCAGCCTATCCGCAAGATCAATCGAATGGGAAAAGGGGAACGGTCCGTTTGTCAAAAGGCCAGTTCACGGCGAGTGCCTTTATTGCGATGAAAGAAGGGGTCATTTTAGAAGGGACGGTGGAGAATGAAAGACCCGTCACCAAAATGTGTACCCATCCCTCAAGCGATTCTGTCACCATTAAAATCATGGTGGGCCATACTGGTGTCAAAAACCTGATACTCGATGGAAAACGACGGACGGAGGATCCCCAAACTGGGGAACCGAGGAACTATTATGAGGCAAGGAACAGGGGCATTGAGGTTACGGCAATCGATCAATCCAAATCCACTTCGGATTTGGTGTCGGTCTATTCGACTGTGAATGATTTGCAGAGGCTTCAAAATATCCTGATCGAAGATGTTCAAATCACTGGGTATGAGGGGTATGGCATTTACTTAGAACATGTGAATGGAGTCACGATTAAAGGGTCTGATTCAAGGAAAAGAAACAAAATGATCATAAAAGATATTGGTTATGCAGGCATCGGCGGGTATTCTGCGAGTAACGTGACTGTAAGGCATGCGACAGTGAGAGATCTTGGGCCTGGGGCGACGGTGGGCAATACCAAACAAAGCTATGGTATCGCCTTTAGCCACCGGAAAGACAATGCGGGAGATGCAATGATTCAATCAAAGTTCCCGCGAAGTGACACAATCGCAGTGGATGGGAATGTGGTGGCGAATAACCCTGGATGGGAAGGGATTGACACCCATTCAGGCCATAATGTTTCCTTCACGAATAATGTCATCTTAAACACGCGTTTTCCAATCATTGTCGGCGGAATGGATTACAGGGGAGGGGATATCTCAGCTTATCCACCCGGCAATATTACGATTGTGGGGAATAGAATCAATGGTGAATCTTTTAATGATTATGCGTATTACGATATAGATAAAAATGCAACAGTCAGCGAACGAGGCATTACGGTCAACGGAACGCAATTTCATGATCTTAATGAAACAGAGATGGGATTCCTGCAAACGGTCGTGATTAGAGGCAATTATGTGAATAATGTCCGGGCTAATGTTGAGGAATGGGGAGGCATCAGTATTCATGTGACCAAAAATGCCCTTATTGAAAGCAATATCATTGAAAATAGCTTCAACAATGGTATCGCGATTCTTAGTTCCAACAAGTTCACCAAGCTCCAAGGAAACATCATAAACCAAATTCATAAATCCGATGGAAAGTTTATACCAGCGGGCATTGGTATCAGAGGGTCTCATAATAATGGCAACCCTACAAATGACTATGCCATTACCTCTTTGAACATGAAAAATAACGTCATTGAAAGGGAGAACATATTTACCGAAGTTGAGCATGAAATCCATGTACAAGACAAAACGGTTTACAACCGCCTGGATGACTGGATTGTCATCTCGGCCTTCCTTGACTGGAACAAACCTAATGTGAAGAAAAAAATCATGCAAGATGGTGAAACCCATCTGATGTACTAA
- a CDS encoding glycosyltransferase family 4 protein produces the protein MKILYLHQYFNTNKGSTRSYEIAKFLVSKNNKVTIITGNSIDSREGIKIISTKTKYKQEYSYLKRLLSFIHYMYKSFFIGVKEKGVDVVYASSTPLTIGLIGMLLAKVKRSEFVFEVRDLWPDIPIELGIIRHEWLKRILLKLESMIYSSADKIIVLSPGMKEDLLKKGVKPEKISTVTNFADIDYFSRICSEDKEKALDKLGLKAKFICLYAGTLGFINNIDYILQLAEKTDDPDIIYLIVGDGKEKERLIQVKESKKLNNVIFLDQVSKKEACLLMAVSHIGLCFVRNHEILDRNSQNKLFDFWAAGKPTLINYKGWQHGVMTKYDAGHGFEYSELSKMIEYVKSIKSDKQMYLKIQENIKKLTLNYEKTKLISKLERTLSKLVVNNH, from the coding sequence GTGAAGATTCTTTATTTGCATCAATATTTCAATACCAATAAAGGCAGTACCCGATCTTATGAAATAGCTAAATTTTTAGTCTCTAAAAATAATAAAGTCACCATCATCACCGGCAATTCCATAGATTCGCGTGAGGGAATTAAGATCATATCAACCAAAACTAAATATAAACAAGAATATAGTTACCTAAAAAGATTATTATCGTTTATTCATTATATGTATAAGAGTTTTTTTATTGGGGTGAAGGAGAAAGGGGTAGACGTAGTTTATGCTTCCTCGACTCCTTTGACAATTGGATTGATAGGTATGCTTCTTGCGAAGGTAAAGCGCAGCGAATTTGTGTTTGAAGTAAGGGATTTATGGCCAGATATACCTATTGAGCTGGGAATCATAAGACATGAATGGTTAAAGAGAATTTTATTGAAGCTAGAAAGCATGATTTATTCTTCAGCTGATAAAATCATCGTGCTTTCGCCTGGGATGAAAGAAGATTTATTGAAAAAAGGAGTTAAACCGGAAAAAATTTCGACGGTTACTAACTTTGCGGATATAGACTATTTTTCACGGATTTGTTCCGAGGATAAAGAAAAAGCACTGGATAAATTAGGGTTAAAAGCGAAGTTTATCTGTTTATATGCGGGTACATTAGGATTTATCAATAATATCGATTATATTTTACAGCTTGCTGAAAAGACGGATGACCCAGATATTATCTATCTAATTGTAGGGGATGGAAAGGAAAAAGAGCGCTTAATTCAAGTGAAAGAGAGCAAAAAATTAAACAATGTTATTTTCTTAGATCAGGTATCTAAAAAAGAAGCGTGCTTATTAATGGCCGTATCTCATATAGGTCTGTGTTTTGTACGGAATCATGAAATATTGGATAGGAATAGTCAAAATAAACTTTTTGATTTTTGGGCAGCCGGAAAACCAACATTAATAAACTATAAAGGCTGGCAACATGGGGTTATGACAAAATATGATGCAGGTCACGGTTTTGAATATAGTGAACTATCAAAGATGATAGAGTATGTAAAATCAATTAAAAGTGACAAACAAATGTATCTGAAAATACAAGAAAATATAAAGAAGTTAACCTTAAATTATGAGAAAACAAAATTGATTTCAAAACTAGAGAGAACACTGTCGAAATTGGTTGTTAATAATCATTGA
- a CDS encoding DegT/DnrJ/EryC1/StrS family aminotransferase: MENIVNTKPVITGWVKREYLKNIEHILDSGRLILGEYTRKFEESVRQYSDSKYAVALSSATAAIEIILKYLDVEDKEVIMPSNTFISPVYAVKNAKGRVVLCDINLEDFNLDLNSLKNAVTPKTKVVLITYIAGKIPDNIFEIKEFCDANDLYLIEDASHAFGATINGNKAGTIGFAGVFSMYPTKIVTSATGGVITSDDIDLIKYCELLRHHGNENGAVNQVLSGDMLLSEFNALLGYLQVQEAYGMIQVRQEIFHFYKENLKDIFQEHGLYFQASSDHNESSFYKIIVMSKSKEQCETFKKHLKEYHISTGHCYGVPLHLQPTLLEEYPLASFPNADRFRESHFTLPCHLDLSDEDLKYIVAKCKQVVEHGD, translated from the coding sequence ATGGAGAATATCGTAAATACGAAGCCAGTGATAACAGGTTGGGTAAAACGGGAATACCTTAAGAACATTGAGCACATTTTGGATTCTGGCAGGTTAATTTTAGGTGAGTATACTCGGAAATTTGAAGAAAGCGTCAGACAATACAGTGATTCTAAGTATGCTGTCGCACTTTCTAGTGCCACGGCAGCCATTGAAATTATTTTAAAGTACCTAGATGTTGAAGACAAAGAAGTGATCATGCCAAGCAATACGTTTATTTCTCCAGTATATGCGGTGAAAAATGCGAAAGGAAGAGTCGTTCTTTGTGACATTAATTTAGAGGATTTCAATTTGGATTTAAATAGTCTGAAGAACGCCGTGACTCCTAAAACGAAAGTTGTCCTAATTACGTATATTGCCGGAAAGATCCCTGATAACATCTTTGAAATTAAAGAGTTTTGTGATGCGAATGATCTTTATCTAATCGAAGATGCTTCACATGCTTTTGGTGCCACTATAAATGGAAATAAAGCCGGTACAATTGGATTTGCTGGGGTGTTTTCGATGTACCCTACTAAAATTGTTACAAGTGCCACAGGCGGTGTCATTACATCGGATGATATAGATTTAATCAAATACTGTGAGTTGTTAAGGCACCATGGGAATGAAAATGGTGCAGTCAATCAAGTATTATCCGGTGACATGCTTCTTAGTGAATTTAATGCATTGCTTGGTTATCTGCAAGTTCAGGAAGCTTATGGGATGATCCAGGTCAGGCAGGAAATCTTCCATTTTTATAAAGAGAATTTAAAAGATATTTTTCAAGAACACGGTCTTTACTTCCAAGCTTCATCTGACCACAATGAATCTTCATTTTATAAAATTATCGTCATGTCTAAAAGCAAAGAGCAATGCGAAACATTTAAAAAGCATTTAAAAGAGTATCATATAAGCACCGGGCATTGTTATGGGGTCCCATTACATTTACAGCCCACATTGCTAGAGGAATATCCCCTTGCATCTTTCCCGAATGCCGATAGATTTCGTGAATCTCATTTCACGCTACCTTGTCACTTGGATTTGTCTGATGAGGATCTGAAATACATTGTAGCGAAATGTAAACAGGTAGTGGAACATGGCGATTAA
- a CDS encoding Gfo/Idh/MocA family protein, whose translation MAIKNRIGVVGSGPISCAMIDAINESSNGEVIGIWGRRFHLAKELAKEKGVSKVYGSLNEVFEDDEIDTVYIATPNASHYEPAMAAIEHGKNVVVEKTAFMTIDQANRVFHAAEKQNVFVFEAVRSIYEPNFQILKNAIKKLGKIHGATLKYQNYSKQYSALLKGGKAPLFDENHGGGTLRTIGIYPIYIAIQLFGVPVKSFYFKQLIVKNIDLGGTCIFEYKDYKITMLISKINLTNDSISEIYGENGTLRFHSLYDIRTISYRSIINDIEETISEPISDNSLLYEITEFSECILMKNRTAYREQKNITLKAISIIEQALNGGTL comes from the coding sequence ATGGCGATTAAAAATAGGATTGGAGTGGTGGGGTCAGGTCCAATAAGTTGTGCAATGATCGATGCCATTAATGAAAGTTCAAATGGAGAGGTAATAGGAATTTGGGGAAGAAGATTCCATCTTGCTAAAGAGCTCGCTAAAGAAAAAGGAGTTTCTAAAGTTTATGGATCCCTGAATGAAGTTTTTGAAGATGATGAGATAGATACTGTTTATATAGCCACTCCAAATGCCTCCCATTATGAACCAGCGATGGCAGCCATTGAGCATGGAAAGAACGTTGTTGTGGAGAAAACGGCATTTATGACAATCGATCAAGCCAATCGAGTTTTCCATGCTGCAGAAAAACAAAATGTTTTTGTATTTGAGGCAGTAAGATCCATTTATGAACCTAACTTTCAAATTTTAAAGAATGCTATTAAAAAGTTAGGGAAAATTCATGGGGCAACCCTAAAGTATCAAAACTATTCTAAGCAGTATTCGGCCCTATTAAAAGGGGGAAAAGCTCCACTTTTCGATGAAAATCATGGTGGCGGCACATTAAGAACAATTGGAATTTATCCTATTTATATTGCCATTCAATTATTTGGTGTTCCCGTTAAAAGTTTTTATTTTAAACAACTGATCGTAAAAAACATTGATTTAGGCGGCACGTGCATTTTTGAATATAAAGATTATAAAATAACCATGTTGATTTCAAAAATTAACTTAACGAATGATTCAATATCGGAAATTTACGGAGAGAATGGAACATTGCGTTTTCACTCGTTATACGATATTCGAACGATTAGTTACCGCAGTATCATTAATGACATTGAAGAAACGATAAGTGAACCTATTAGTGATAATAGTTTGCTTTATGAAATCACTGAATTTTCGGAATGTATTTTAATGAAAAATCGAACAGCGTACAGGGAACAAAAGAACATTACACTTAAAGCGATATCTATCATTGAACAAGCTTTAAATGGAGGAACATTATGA
- a CDS encoding PIG-L deacetylase family protein encodes MKKILLITAHPDDAEISMGGTIRKLLNQGHYIINIIFSIPSNIKVRKQEAMESSKNFGYEVRFSMYCEGNNVEDIPLHKLIKELDNIIEKMNPDEVYTHWMNDSHQDHQKLSKVVRSCFRKKQFTLYEFEQINQNNNIAANQFHPNIYSDITEFMEDKKRMITLFQSQLTGYMGHYLVNAEHIGSWRGSQVNCKYAETFLLVFSKGVL; translated from the coding sequence ATGAAAAAAATATTGCTAATAACAGCACACCCAGATGATGCGGAAATTAGTATGGGCGGTACCATTCGTAAGCTATTGAACCAAGGACATTACATTATCAACATCATATTTTCCATCCCTTCGAATATCAAGGTCAGGAAACAAGAGGCAATGGAGTCATCAAAGAATTTCGGATATGAGGTACGGTTTTCTATGTACTGTGAGGGTAATAACGTTGAGGATATTCCTCTTCATAAATTAATAAAAGAGCTCGACAATATCATTGAAAAGATGAATCCAGACGAAGTCTACACACATTGGATGAATGACAGTCATCAAGATCATCAAAAATTATCAAAGGTCGTAAGAAGCTGTTTTAGGAAAAAACAATTTACCCTATATGAATTCGAACAAATTAATCAAAATAATAACATCGCTGCCAATCAATTTCACCCGAATATTTATAGTGATATTACAGAGTTCATGGAAGATAAAAAACGTATGATTACCTTGTTTCAATCACAGCTGACTGGTTATATGGGTCATTATTTAGTGAATGCAGAGCATATCGGCAGTTGGAGGGGTTCCCAAGTGAATTGTAAATACGCGGAGACATTCCTATTAGTTTTTTCGAAAGGGGTTTTGTAG
- a CDS encoding WbqC family protein encodes MGRKKIVAIHQPNFLPWISLIHKVFQSDVFIYLSDVKYSSSNFQNKTYILGADGKESRLTVPVQKKPEMLHEKLISYHSPNQKWKRNHLKQISEVYKKARHFQDFFPLLEEAYQKEHALLVDLNIHLIELILNYLNYEGETHLSTDFNTSFGKTQRLVSLLKQTGGTCYLSGKSGKDYLEEELFRKEGIDLIYQNFIHPVYYVKNEKECVKNLSILDWIMHYPADQIKETLTERIN; translated from the coding sequence GTGGGAAGAAAGAAGATAGTCGCAATTCACCAGCCTAATTTCCTGCCTTGGATTAGTTTGATTCATAAGGTTTTCCAATCGGATGTTTTTATATATTTGTCGGATGTAAAATACTCTTCAAGTAATTTTCAAAATAAAACATATATTCTAGGTGCTGATGGAAAAGAGTCAAGGCTAACTGTACCAGTTCAAAAAAAGCCTGAAATGTTACATGAAAAATTAATCAGTTATCATTCCCCAAATCAAAAATGGAAAAGGAATCATTTGAAACAAATCTCGGAAGTTTATAAAAAAGCCCGGCACTTTCAAGATTTTTTCCCGCTGTTGGAAGAAGCATATCAAAAAGAACATGCTTTATTAGTCGATTTAAATATTCATTTAATTGAATTGATCTTAAATTACTTAAACTATGAAGGAGAAACACACCTTTCCACTGATTTTAATACATCCTTTGGAAAAACACAGAGATTAGTCAGCTTACTTAAGCAAACCGGTGGTACATGCTATTTAAGCGGGAAAAGCGGTAAGGATTATTTGGAAGAAGAATTGTTTCGTAAAGAAGGAATTGATCTCATCTATCAAAATTTCATTCATCCTGTCTATTATGTGAAAAATGAAAAAGAATGCGTAAAAAATTTATCGATTCTTGACTGGATCATGCACTATCCGGCGGATCAAATAAAAGAAACATTAACTGAACGGATCAATTAG
- a CDS encoding oligosaccharide flippase family protein, protein MKIKNEFINKILLLLTGNSIAQLILFASSPILTRIYKPEDFGVFSTYTSLLAILMSFSSLCLEKAIPLEKNHKNTVHLMYISMFTIAVVCMLNIILSLFNLSLFHLYGIKTTISNDLLLSSGLFFAGIYQMLLYWLVKEDKFKGITHSKLLQSISNVISQFSLTSINHLSPGMGLTAGDIIGRGITLVYIWRFFLKQMHWPKVNYRRIGYLFKKYEDFAKYSTWSTLLSSLSMQIIFLLLMRLYGPEVTGYFSMASKTVGLPITMVGASISPVFYAEALKSITNDPRRVLKLYRSILAKLAMAGIPSLILLAWIAPGLFSFVFGEEWRVSGEYVTLMSFMFIGQVIVIPVSQILYLIKKQRTQLLWDVSRLLLSSIGVLVIFISGGSAETAILYFSICMGASYYFFALLGYRAIHSIDREDNLKK, encoded by the coding sequence ATGAAAATAAAAAATGAATTTATAAATAAAATCCTTTTATTATTAACAGGTAATTCAATTGCACAGCTTATTCTATTTGCAAGTTCGCCCATACTGACAAGAATATATAAACCAGAAGATTTTGGTGTGTTTTCAACCTATACGTCCCTTTTGGCCATTCTCATGTCATTTTCATCTCTTTGTTTAGAAAAGGCGATTCCTTTAGAAAAAAACCATAAGAATACGGTTCACTTGATGTACATTAGCATGTTTACGATTGCCGTTGTTTGTATGCTGAATATTATTTTAAGCCTTTTTAATCTGTCGTTATTTCATCTTTACGGGATTAAGACAACTATTAGTAATGACCTTTTGCTTTCAAGCGGTCTATTTTTTGCAGGTATATACCAAATGTTGCTTTACTGGTTGGTGAAAGAAGATAAGTTTAAAGGTATAACTCATTCTAAACTGCTTCAATCGATTAGCAATGTAATAAGCCAGTTCTCGCTTACATCCATTAATCATCTTTCACCAGGAATGGGTTTAACTGCAGGAGATATAATTGGACGGGGAATTACGCTTGTGTACATTTGGCGATTTTTCTTAAAGCAGATGCATTGGCCGAAAGTGAACTATAGAAGAATTGGGTATTTGTTTAAAAAGTATGAGGATTTCGCTAAATACTCCACGTGGTCAACACTATTAAGTTCTTTATCCATGCAAATCATATTTTTGTTATTAATGCGCCTATACGGACCTGAAGTGACAGGTTATTTTTCCATGGCCTCAAAAACGGTAGGTCTGCCCATTACGATGGTGGGAGCGAGTATTTCACCAGTATTCTACGCCGAAGCGTTAAAAAGCATTACAAATGATCCTCGAAGAGTTTTGAAATTATATAGAAGCATCCTTGCTAAGTTAGCGATGGCAGGTATACCGTCACTGATACTGCTTGCTTGGATCGCCCCAGGGCTCTTCAGCTTTGTTTTTGGTGAAGAGTGGCGTGTTTCCGGTGAATATGTGACGTTGATGTCATTTATGTTTATAGGTCAAGTGATTGTCATACCAGTTTCCCAAATATTGTATTTGATCAAAAAACAACGGACTCAGCTTTTATGGGATGTTTCAAGGCTGTTACTGTCATCTATTGGAGTATTAGTCATTTTCATTTCAGGGGGTTCAGCTGAAACAGCCATTTTATACTTTAGCATTTGTATGGGGGCCAGCTACTACTTTTTTGCTCTCCTTGGCTATAGGGCGATACATTCCATAGATCGAGAGGATAACCTAAAAAAATGA
- a CDS encoding glycosyltransferase yields MKLFYNISSVHPWNDTRIYFRQAFSFGETGMYKVKHIAIENNLIPDNIPANIEVELLAKRSRKGRMLNWIALYRKIKKDKPGVIQFHDPELLILMNIIRRIPRYHPVIVYDMHENVPKVLMRKKIPKIALSMYRYLERQLLRTCNGVVFAEMTYKDDYRFLTCPTMDVYNYPKIPLMKESKEKEDVFTFIYLGSISDIRGGETMLLLALRLVELKKKFHMRIIGTGREVYIEKLKTFILDNGLEDYISLEGVMAFDKAFESIQKAHAGMAFLVPDPNFMGGKTTKCFEYMAAGIPFMVSDFLIQDVLDKWRCGVSVDVANMDEMVQSAVHLMESPEEAAKMGELGKAAYRQEYNWENEEEKLRSLFDKLK; encoded by the coding sequence ATGAAGTTATTTTATAATATTAGTTCGGTGCACCCATGGAATGATACAAGGATTTATTTTCGCCAAGCCTTTTCTTTTGGAGAAACAGGAATGTACAAGGTGAAGCATATAGCGATTGAAAATAACCTGATCCCTGATAATATCCCTGCCAATATAGAAGTTGAACTGTTGGCTAAGCGATCCAGAAAAGGGCGTATGTTAAATTGGATTGCTCTTTACCGGAAAATTAAGAAAGATAAACCTGGTGTGATTCAGTTTCATGATCCGGAGCTGCTGATTTTAATGAACATCATAAGAAGGATTCCCCGTTATCATCCAGTTATTGTTTATGACATGCATGAAAATGTACCAAAAGTCCTTATGAGAAAAAAAATCCCCAAAATTGCATTGAGTATGTATCGTTATTTGGAGAGACAATTGCTAAGGACATGCAACGGGGTCGTGTTTGCTGAAATGACGTATAAAGATGACTATCGATTCTTAACTTGTCCAACAATGGATGTTTATAATTACCCGAAAATTCCTTTAATGAAAGAAAGTAAAGAAAAAGAAGATGTTTTCACCTTTATCTACCTAGGAAGCATCTCTGATATACGTGGCGGGGAAACCATGCTGCTTCTCGCATTAAGATTAGTAGAATTAAAGAAAAAATTTCACATGAGGATCATTGGAACGGGCCGTGAAGTATACATCGAAAAATTGAAAACATTCATCCTTGACAACGGCTTAGAAGATTATATCAGTCTAGAGGGTGTAATGGCCTTTGATAAAGCATTCGAATCAATCCAGAAAGCACATGCAGGCATGGCATTTTTAGTTCCTGATCCTAATTTCATGGGTGGTAAAACAACAAAGTGTTTTGAATATATGGCTGCTGGCATTCCATTTATGGTTTCTGATTTTCTTATTCAAGATGTACTGGATAAATGGCGCTGTGGAGTGTCTGTCGATGTAGCAAACATGGATGAAATGGTTCAAAGTGCTGTTCATTTGATGGAATCCCCTGAGGAAGCCGCAAAAATGGGTGAACTGGGGAAGGCCGCATATAGACAAGAATATAATTGGGAGAATGAAGAGGAAAAGCTGCGATCACTGTTCGATAAATTAAAATAA
- a CDS encoding serine O-acetyltransferase produces the protein MGLFKWFNKLAFIKNWGRLGGIHGIIVMFVYRIGNIIYYKVNIPILKQVLWIMYRMVDLLIIRLFLNCEFPGQCQIGKDLRLPHGAKGVLINPYCKIGDHVTIMHQVSLGQNKESKKAPIVCDYAYIGNGAKIHGGIRIGTNSKVGANAVVLTSVPDNCTAVGVPSVIKGKQMDGVIK, from the coding sequence ATGGGTTTATTTAAATGGTTCAATAAATTGGCATTTATTAAAAACTGGGGGAGACTGGGCGGAATCCATGGAATAATCGTCATGTTTGTTTACCGGATAGGCAATATAATTTACTATAAAGTGAACATTCCAATCTTAAAACAGGTATTATGGATTATGTACCGCATGGTAGATTTGTTAATCATAAGACTTTTCCTGAATTGCGAGTTTCCCGGGCAATGTCAAATTGGAAAGGATTTACGTCTGCCTCATGGAGCTAAAGGCGTTCTTATCAACCCATATTGCAAAATAGGGGATCATGTTACGATTATGCATCAAGTATCGCTCGGACAAAATAAAGAAAGTAAAAAAGCACCTATCGTTTGTGATTATGCGTATATAGGAAATGGCGCTAAAATACACGGTGGCATCCGAATTGGCACGAATTCGAAAGTGGGGGCAAATGCAGTTGTTTTGACATCCGTTCCCGATAATTGCACGGCAGTTGGAGTACCAAGTGTGATTAAAGGTAAGCAGATGGATGGCGTTATAAAATAA
- a CDS encoding NCS2 family permease — protein sequence MFKLKERNSSIKTEVLAGLTTFLTLAYIIVVNPMILSDAGVPFDQAFTATIIAIIIGTLCMAFLANYPIVIAPAMGLNAYFAYSVLGTHDISYTVAFSAVFVTGIIFILLSLTSFRSKLIEAIPNNLKHAISAGIGLFITFIGLRLSGVVTQHESNLVTLGSFRDPSVALTLVGLVITIVLIVRNVQGAIFIGMIVTAIIGFFTGQLEINGLVSTPSLPEGIIVANPITSIADVINYGLYGVVFSILLVMLFDTTGALLGIVRQAGLLKDNKLEKSGSAFFADSIGTTVGAMFGTSPTAASVESSAGVGAGGKTGLTALVVAILFLITAFFSPLIGAVSNVAAITAPSLIIVGSMMIKSINEIDWTHFDESFPAFLVIVAMPLTSSIANGIALGFIAYPILKMARGKFREVHPFVYMFAVLFLYQLIFLA from the coding sequence ATGTTTAAATTAAAAGAACGGAATTCAAGTATTAAGACGGAAGTACTTGCGGGGCTTACAACCTTTTTAACACTGGCTTATATCATCGTTGTAAACCCCATGATCCTTTCTGATGCCGGTGTTCCATTCGACCAGGCATTTACAGCAACCATAATCGCAATAATAATCGGTACCCTATGCATGGCCTTTTTAGCCAATTACCCAATTGTCATAGCACCGGCAATGGGATTGAATGCTTATTTTGCATACTCGGTACTGGGAACCCATGATATTTCATACACAGTTGCCTTCTCTGCAGTCTTTGTTACCGGTATTATCTTTATCCTTTTATCCCTTACCTCTTTCCGCTCAAAATTGATCGAGGCCATCCCAAATAACTTGAAGCATGCAATCAGTGCCGGAATCGGACTTTTCATCACCTTCATCGGACTTCGTTTGTCGGGTGTCGTAACACAGCATGAATCCAACCTGGTTACCCTTGGAAGTTTCAGGGATCCCAGTGTGGCACTTACATTGGTTGGTTTGGTCATAACGATCGTGCTGATCGTTCGCAATGTGCAAGGAGCGATATTCATCGGAATGATCGTGACTGCCATAATCGGTTTCTTTACAGGACAATTGGAAATTAACGGTCTAGTTTCCACCCCTTCATTACCTGAAGGGATAATAGTCGCCAATCCAATCACATCTATCGCCGATGTCATTAACTACGGGCTTTATGGCGTCGTCTTCTCCATTTTGCTTGTGATGCTTTTCGATACAACCGGTGCTTTATTAGGCATTGTCCGTCAGGCAGGATTGCTGAAGGATAATAAGCTTGAAAAATCCGGCAGTGCCTTCTTTGCAGATTCCATAGGCACTACTGTTGGCGCCATGTTCGGTACAAGCCCAACCGCTGCTTCAGTTGAATCATCAGCTGGTGTAGGAGCGGGTGGCAAGACAGGTTTAACCGCGTTGGTAGTGGCCATCCTTTTCTTAATAACCGCCTTCTTCAGCCCACTGATAGGTGCTGTCTCAAATGTAGCGGCAATCACGGCACCTAGCTTGATCATCGTCGGAAGTATGATGATTAAAAGCATTAATGAAATTGACTGGACACACTTTGATGAATCATTCCCAGCCTTTTTGGTCATTGTCGCCATGCCGTTAACATCAAGCATCGCCAACGGGATAGCACTCGGATTCATCGCCTATCCCATTTTAAAAATGGCAAGAGGCAAATTCCGTGAAGTTCATCCGTTCGTGTACATGTTTGCCGTTCTATTTCTTTATCAACTTATTTTCCTAGCTTGA